In Candidatus Rokuibacteriota bacterium, a single window of DNA contains:
- the gyrA gene encoding DNA gyrase subunit A produces the protein MSPERLTPVPIEEEMRKSYLDYAMSVIVGRALPDIRDGLKPVHRRVLYTMSVLGVAWNRPYKKSARIVGDCMGKYHPHGDSAIYETLVRMVQEFSLRYPLVDGQGNFGSIDGDPAAAMRYTEARLAKIAHEMLADIDKDTVDFVPNYDENEQEPVVLPTRIPNLLVNGSSGIAVGMATNIPPHNLTEIVDALVMLIENPDVTVDDLMKVIPGPDFPTRGFIYGRAGIREAYTTGRGIITLRAKAHVEKLRGGREAIIITELPYQVNKATLMEKIGELIRDKKIEGVSERRDESSREGIRVVLELGRGDMPQIVINQLYKHTQMQTTFGIIMLALVGRRPLVVTLKQMLTEFISFRREVVTRRTKYDLARAEEKAHILEGLRKAIDQLDLVIRLIRQAEHPEAAKDALMRRLDLSEIQAKHILDMRLQRLTQLERHKIVEEHEQTLALIADLKGILASEQRLMGIITDELAALKNDFGDDRRTEILEETADLTIEDLLADEEMVVTITRSGYIKRTHVEAYRSQKRGGKGVTGMETKEEDIVEDLFVASTHAYLLFFTNKGKVHWLKVHEIPEGGRQAKGKAMVNVLSLAEGEMVATCVPVRDFASGGYVFLSTKRGTVKKTELVAFSHPRAGGILAIDLDEGDEVMAARRTDGRREVLLSTKVGMIIRFPEEDVRPMGRTAGGVHGIDVDEGDQVIAAEVVQEGATVLTITERGYGKRTPLDEYRLQGRAGKGIIDIKTEGRNGSVVGMLQIREGDDILVITTNGKMIRIHGDDITSQGRNTMGVRIIDLDAEDRVGSVARVEAEQVAAPES, from the coding sequence ATGAGCCCAGAGCGCCTGACCCCGGTCCCGATCGAAGAGGAGATGCGGAAGTCGTACCTCGACTACGCCATGTCCGTCATCGTCGGCCGGGCGCTGCCCGACATCCGCGACGGCCTCAAGCCGGTACACCGGCGCGTGCTCTACACCATGAGCGTGCTCGGGGTGGCCTGGAACCGGCCCTACAAAAAATCGGCGCGCATCGTCGGCGATTGCATGGGCAAGTACCACCCGCACGGCGACTCGGCCATCTACGAGACGCTCGTGCGGATGGTCCAAGAGTTTTCGCTTCGCTATCCGCTGGTGGACGGGCAGGGGAACTTCGGCTCGATCGACGGCGATCCGGCCGCGGCCATGCGCTACACCGAGGCACGGCTGGCCAAGATCGCCCACGAGATGCTCGCGGACATCGACAAGGACACGGTCGACTTCGTCCCCAACTACGACGAGAACGAGCAGGAGCCCGTTGTCCTCCCGACCCGGATCCCGAACCTCCTCGTCAACGGATCCTCGGGAATCGCCGTCGGCATGGCGACCAATATCCCCCCGCACAATCTGACGGAGATCGTGGACGCGCTCGTCATGCTGATCGAGAACCCCGACGTCACGGTCGACGACCTGATGAAGGTCATCCCGGGGCCGGATTTCCCGACGCGCGGCTTCATTTACGGCCGGGCCGGGATTCGCGAGGCCTACACCACCGGGCGCGGCATCATCACGCTGCGGGCCAAGGCCCACGTTGAGAAGCTGCGCGGCGGCCGCGAGGCCATCATCATCACCGAGCTGCCCTACCAGGTGAACAAGGCTACGTTGATGGAGAAGATCGGCGAGCTCATCCGCGACAAGAAGATCGAGGGCGTTTCCGAGCGCCGCGACGAGTCGAGCCGCGAGGGAATCCGCGTCGTGCTGGAGCTGGGGCGCGGGGATATGCCGCAGATCGTCATCAACCAGCTCTACAAGCACACGCAGATGCAGACGACCTTCGGCATCATCATGCTGGCGCTGGTCGGCCGGCGGCCGCTAGTTGTCACACTCAAGCAGATGCTGACCGAATTCATCTCCTTTCGCCGTGAGGTCGTCACGCGGCGGACGAAGTACGATCTCGCGCGTGCGGAAGAGAAGGCGCACATCCTCGAAGGCCTTCGCAAGGCCATCGATCAGCTGGACCTCGTCATCCGCCTGATCCGGCAGGCGGAGCATCCGGAGGCAGCGAAGGACGCCCTGATGCGGCGCCTCGACCTGTCCGAGATCCAGGCGAAGCACATCCTCGACATGCGCCTGCAGCGGCTGACCCAGCTCGAGCGCCACAAGATCGTGGAGGAGCACGAGCAGACGCTGGCGCTCATCGCCGACCTCAAGGGCATCCTGGCCTCCGAGCAGCGGCTGATGGGCATCATCACGGACGAGCTCGCGGCGCTCAAGAACGACTTCGGCGACGATCGGCGCACGGAGATCCTCGAAGAGACGGCGGATCTGACGATCGAGGACCTGCTGGCCGACGAGGAGATGGTCGTCACGATCACGCGCTCCGGCTACATCAAGCGGACGCACGTGGAGGCGTACCGAAGCCAGAAGCGGGGCGGCAAGGGCGTCACCGGCATGGAGACCAAGGAGGAGGACATCGTCGAGGACCTCTTCGTCGCCTCGACGCACGCGTACCTCCTCTTCTTCACGAACAAGGGCAAGGTCCACTGGCTCAAGGTCCACGAGATCCCCGAGGGCGGCCGCCAGGCGAAGGGCAAGGCCATGGTCAACGTGCTCTCGCTCGCCGAGGGGGAAATGGTCGCGACGTGCGTCCCCGTGCGCGACTTCGCGTCGGGCGGCTACGTCTTCTTGTCCACCAAGCGCGGGACGGTCAAGAAGACCGAGCTCGTCGCCTTCTCGCATCCGCGGGCGGGCGGCATCCTCGCCATCGACCTCGACGAGGGCGACGAGGTCATGGCCGCGCGGCGTACCGACGGTCGGCGCGAGGTCCTGCTCTCGACCAAGGTCGGCATGATCATCCGCTTCCCCGAGGAAGACGTCCGGCCCATGGGGCGGACGGCCGGCGGGGTGCACGGGATCGACGTTGACGAGGGCGACCAGGTCATCGCCGCCGAGGTCGTGCAGGAAGGCGCCACCGTGCTCACGATCACCGAGCGCGGCTACGGCAAGCGCACGCCGCTCGACGAGTACCGGCTGCAGGGCCGCGCCGGCAAGGGCATCATCGACATCAAGACCGAGGGGCGCAACGGCTCCGTGGTGGGGATGCTGCAGATCCGCGAGGGTGACGACATCCTGGTCATCACCACCAACGGCAAAATGATCCGCATCCACGGCGACGACATCACGAGCCAGGGGCGGAATACCATGGGAGTCCGCATCATCGACCTGGACGCCGAGGACCGCGTGGGCAGCGTCGCGCGCGTCGAGGCAGAGCAAGTAGCGGCGCCCGAGTCATAG
- the serS gene encoding serine--tRNA ligase: protein MLDIRLIRENPEAVERGLADRGGAELIRPVLAQDAERRRLVRESEDLKALRNKASEAIGQAKRRGEDAAAAQARMREVGERIKALEAELKTVDAEIERLLLQIPNLPDASVPPGQTEDKNVEVRRWGAPREFGFAPKPHEEIGEALGLMDFERAARIAKARFVVLWGPLARLERALADFMLDLHTREHGYTEVWVPHLVNATTVQNNGLLPKFEEQQFKTVEPDEDRTLYLIPTAEVPVTALHTGETLPEGTLPRRYVSFTPCYRREAGTYGKDMKGMIRQHQFDKVELVKVTTPAQSPAELEGMVGNAEEVLKRLEIPYRVVLHCAGDMGFQATKSYDVEVWLPGQGKYREISSCSDCGAFQARRAEIRYKPDGGGRPEFCHTLNGSGLAVGRTLIAVLENYQEADGSVTVPAALKPYMGGFERIGPA, encoded by the coding sequence GTGCTGGACATCAGGCTGATCCGCGAGAATCCCGAGGCCGTCGAGCGCGGCCTGGCGGACCGTGGCGGCGCCGAGCTGATCAGGCCCGTCCTCGCCCAGGATGCCGAGCGCCGGCGGCTCGTGCGGGAGAGCGAGGACCTGAAGGCGCTTCGCAACAAGGCCTCGGAGGCGATCGGCCAGGCCAAGCGCCGCGGCGAGGATGCCGCCGCCGCGCAGGCGCGCATGCGGGAGGTGGGTGAGCGGATCAAGGCGCTCGAGGCTGAGCTCAAGACCGTGGACGCGGAGATCGAGCGCCTGCTCCTTCAGATCCCGAATCTGCCCGACGCGTCCGTTCCCCCCGGGCAGACGGAGGACAAGAACGTCGAGGTCCGCCGCTGGGGCGCGCCGCGCGAGTTCGGGTTCGCGCCAAAGCCCCACGAGGAGATCGGCGAGGCGCTCGGACTCATGGACTTCGAGCGCGCCGCGCGGATCGCCAAGGCCCGCTTCGTCGTGCTGTGGGGTCCGCTCGCCCGCCTCGAGCGCGCGCTGGCCGACTTCATGCTCGATCTGCACACCCGCGAGCACGGCTACACCGAGGTCTGGGTGCCGCACCTGGTGAACGCCACGACGGTGCAGAACAACGGGCTCCTGCCCAAGTTCGAGGAGCAGCAGTTCAAGACCGTCGAGCCGGATGAGGACCGCACGCTCTATCTCATCCCGACGGCTGAAGTGCCGGTGACGGCGCTCCACACGGGCGAGACGCTGCCGGAGGGGACACTGCCCAGGCGCTACGTGTCCTTCACGCCCTGCTACCGGCGCGAGGCCGGCACGTACGGCAAGGACATGAAGGGGATGATCCGCCAGCATCAGTTCGACAAGGTCGAGCTGGTCAAGGTGACGACGCCGGCCCAGTCGCCCGCGGAGCTCGAGGGGATGGTCGGCAACGCCGAGGAGGTGCTCAAGCGCCTCGAGATCCCGTATCGCGTGGTGCTCCACTGCGCGGGCGACATGGGGTTCCAGGCGACGAAAAGCTACGACGTCGAGGTGTGGCTGCCGGGACAGGGGAAATACCGCGAGATCTCCTCGTGCTCGGACTGCGGCGCCTTCCAGGCGCGACGCGCGGAGATCCGCTACAAGCCGGACGGCGGCGGGAGGCCCGAGTTCTGCCACACGCTGAACGGTTCGGGACTGGCCGTGGGACGCACGCTGATCGCGGTCCTCGAGAATTACCAGGAAGCCGACGGCTCCGTGACGGTGCCGGCGGCGCTCAAGCCGTACATGGGCGGGTTCGAGCGGATCGGGCCCGCGTGA
- the dnaN gene encoding DNA polymerase III subunit beta, producing the protein MEVHVDRDAFLKGLQMVHNVVEPRQTLPILANVLLESEGETLRLTATDLEVGARVSVPAKVPSAGSITLSARKLLEIVKELPAAPLTLKVQDNAWVALRCGGASYKLVGLSAADFPAVATGAAAAAWITLDGKLLRDMLAQTIFAVSHDESRYALNGVLFAVQEREIRIVATDGHRLALAVRPLASAGAAVSGIVPRKAVQEIARIVGSGEDVQVAISENQFILQMPNVLLMARLIEGTFPNYEQVVPKAHPHRITVSRGALTAALRRVSVLSEERTKPVKFTLSPGLLKLTAYSPDFGEAEEQMEVPYAGEEMTIGFNSRYVLDALGAQGAEQVVMELKDGLSPGIIKSFEEEGSLCVIMPMRI; encoded by the coding sequence ATGGAAGTCCATGTGGACCGGGATGCCTTCCTCAAGGGTCTCCAGATGGTTCACAACGTGGTTGAGCCTCGGCAGACCTTGCCGATTCTGGCGAACGTGCTGCTCGAGAGCGAAGGGGAGACGCTGCGGCTGACCGCGACCGACCTCGAGGTCGGCGCGCGGGTTTCGGTGCCGGCCAAGGTTCCGTCGGCCGGCTCGATCACGCTCTCGGCGCGAAAACTCCTCGAGATCGTCAAGGAGCTGCCGGCCGCGCCGCTCACCTTGAAGGTCCAGGACAATGCGTGGGTCGCGCTGCGGTGCGGCGGGGCCTCGTACAAGCTGGTCGGCCTGAGCGCGGCGGATTTCCCGGCCGTGGCAACGGGGGCAGCGGCGGCGGCGTGGATCACGCTCGACGGCAAGCTCTTGCGGGATATGCTGGCGCAGACGATCTTTGCGGTCTCACACGACGAGAGTCGCTACGCGCTGAACGGGGTGCTCTTCGCCGTGCAGGAACGTGAGATCAGGATCGTAGCCACGGACGGCCACCGGCTCGCGCTGGCGGTGCGGCCGTTGGCGAGCGCGGGGGCGGCAGTCTCGGGCATCGTGCCGCGCAAGGCCGTGCAGGAGATCGCGCGCATCGTCGGCTCCGGCGAGGACGTCCAGGTGGCCATCAGCGAGAACCAGTTCATCTTGCAGATGCCCAACGTCCTCCTGATGGCGCGGCTCATCGAGGGCACGTTCCCGAACTACGAGCAAGTCGTTCCGAAGGCGCATCCGCATCGGATTACGGTCTCCCGAGGCGCGTTGACGGCGGCGCTCCGGCGGGTGTCGGTGCTGTCGGAGGAGCGGACCAAGCCCGTGAAGTTCACGCTTTCCCCGGGGTTGCTGAAGCTCACCGCTTACAGCCCGGATTTCGGCGAAGCCGAGGAGCAGATGGAGGTGCCGTACGCAGGGGAGGAGATGACGATCGGATTTAATTCGCGCTACGTGCTGGACGCTCTGGGCGCGCAGGGGGCGGAGCAGGTCGTGATGGAGCTCAAGGACGGATTGAGTCCCGGAATTATCAAAAGCTTCGAGGAGGAAGGATCGCTCTGTGTTATCATGCCTATGAGAATTTGA
- the recF gene encoding DNA replication and repair protein RecF (All proteins in this family for which functions are known are DNA-binding proteins that assist the filamentation of RecA onto DNA for the initiation of recombination or recombinational repair.): protein MLIQWITIAEFRSYRSLSFSPAPGLNVLSGPNAQGKTNLLEAMGLLLVGRSFRGAKPADLLRWGADGASLSGAVVRGNVMREIRRGVTQREDGGWVVTGEGCPWARAIPFGWQDLAILTGGPQARRNFLDGFAAKVHPAHAAAHNRYRQILGRRNLLLQRGQYEQLQPWDEQLAKTGVEILARRRQAVAALEGEVASLYPELAGTDQTVRLEYRSALGSAATEGEFLEALAARREDEMRRRSTLVGPHRDDLAVELDGHDMRNFGSRGQQRLLVLALRLAEAGPVEVAVGSPPVLLLDDALSELDPDVQGRVLRHATRSGQVFLTTAEPGLPEAGGAAWWDVKGGIVAESMGAVVGGTA, encoded by the coding sequence GTGCTCATCCAGTGGATTACGATCGCTGAATTCCGTAGTTATCGTTCTCTCTCCTTCAGTCCCGCCCCCGGCCTCAACGTCCTGAGCGGACCCAACGCCCAGGGGAAAACCAATCTCCTGGAGGCGATGGGGCTCCTGCTCGTGGGACGCTCCTTCCGCGGCGCAAAGCCTGCGGATCTTCTCCGCTGGGGAGCCGACGGGGCGTCGCTGAGCGGAGCCGTGGTGCGCGGCAATGTCATGCGCGAGATCCGGCGCGGCGTCACGCAGCGCGAGGACGGCGGGTGGGTCGTGACGGGCGAGGGGTGCCCGTGGGCGCGCGCCATCCCCTTCGGCTGGCAGGATCTGGCCATTCTTACCGGCGGACCCCAGGCCCGGCGGAACTTTCTCGACGGCTTTGCGGCCAAGGTTCATCCGGCGCATGCGGCGGCCCACAATCGCTACCGGCAGATCCTGGGGCGGCGCAACCTCCTCCTCCAGCGCGGGCAGTATGAGCAACTCCAGCCCTGGGACGAGCAGTTGGCGAAGACCGGAGTCGAAATCCTCGCGCGGCGGCGCCAGGCCGTGGCCGCCCTCGAGGGCGAAGTCGCGAGCCTCTATCCGGAGCTGGCGGGGACGGACCAGACGGTCCGACTCGAGTATCGGTCCGCGCTTGGTTCGGCGGCGACGGAAGGGGAGTTTCTCGAAGCGCTGGCGGCGCGCCGTGAAGACGAGATGCGCCGGCGGTCTACCCTCGTCGGACCGCACCGGGACGATCTCGCGGTGGAGCTGGACGGTCACGACATGCGGAATTTCGGCTCGCGCGGCCAACAGAGGCTCCTGGTGCTGGCGCTGCGCCTGGCCGAGGCCGGGCCGGTGGAGGTCGCCGTCGGGAGCCCGCCCGTCCTGCTGCTCGACGATGCGCTGTCCGAGCTCGATCCCGACGTGCAGGGGCGCGTGCTGCGGCACGCCACCCGGAGCGGGCAGGTCTTTCTGACGACCGCGGAGCCGGGGCTGCCCGAGGCGGGCGGCGCGGCATGGTGGGACGTGAAAGGGGGCATCGTGGCTGAATCCATGGGCGCAGTTGTCGGGGGGACGGCGTGA
- the tadA gene encoding tRNA adenosine(34) deaminase TadA, with protein sequence MSVPLPMTNVAGMDTTEAEDARRMGLALEEARRAEAAGEVPVGAVVVLDGRVIGRGHNRVIAASDPTAHAEIVALRDAVQAVRNYRLAGAELYTTVEPCPMCCGAALNARVARVVYGAADPKAGAARTLYRLLDDPRLNHQVTVVAGVRSAECGALLSGFFQKKRA encoded by the coding sequence ATGTCCGTCCCCCTGCCCATGACCAACGTGGCGGGAATGGACACGACCGAAGCCGAGGATGCGCGGCGCATGGGGCTGGCGCTGGAGGAAGCCCGGCGCGCCGAGGCGGCCGGCGAAGTGCCGGTGGGCGCCGTGGTGGTGCTGGACGGCCGGGTCATCGGCCGCGGGCACAACCGGGTGATCGCGGCGTCCGACCCGACCGCGCATGCGGAGATCGTCGCGTTGAGAGATGCGGTGCAGGCGGTTCGCAACTACCGGCTGGCCGGCGCCGAACTCTACACGACGGTGGAGCCGTGCCCGATGTGCTGCGGCGCCGCACTCAACGCGCGCGTCGCGCGCGTCGTCTACGGCGCGGCGGATCCGAAGGCGGGCGCCGCGCGGACGCTGTACCGGCTGCTGGACGACCCGCGGTTGAACCACCAGGTGACGGTGGTGGCCGGGGTGCGAAGCGCGGAGTGCGGAGCGCTCCTGAGCGGGTTCTTTCAAAAGAAAAGAGCGTAA
- the gyrB gene encoding DNA topoisomerase (ATP-hydrolyzing) subunit B, with product MSAETYTASDIKVLEGLEAVRKRPAMYIGDTGAYGLHHLVYEAVDNAVDEAMGGYCDSIKVILHSDGSCSVGDNGRGIPVDTHKETGKSAAEVVLTVLHAGGKFEHSAYKVSGGLHGVGISVVNALSEWLELESRRGGKVWTQRYEYGAPQGDLAPGEKTSKHGTVIRFKPDVKIFEETAFSFDTLSNRLREMAFLNKGLKIVIEDERDERTHTFLYKGGIIEFIKHLNQNKTPVHPKVLFFEGKKDNIEVEVALQYNDGYQESVFSFANNINTREGGTHLTGFRAALTGQISTYAQAQGYLKTFKGAVTGDDVREGLTAVVSVRIPDPQFEGQTKSKLGNSEVKGLVQQIVNDRLAEAFEEDPTTARKIADKCVRAAQAREAARKARELTRKGGRDDEGLSAKLADCSERDPQFREIFLVEGDSAGGSAKQGRDRKVQAVLPLRGKIINAEKARYDKVLSHQEIRLLISALGTGIGPEEFDISKLRYHKVILMTDADVDGAHIRTLLLTFFFRHMVAIIEAGRLFIAQPPLFKVKKGKAERYLMSEREMEEFLLSQWVEKATVKIPGKTQPLKEEALLEALKRALEFRRLFAKFARRGVPPAILDGLLRKKFKGTKRGVGDTEIGAAVAEVAGEIEGWSAQLVGGDNGDAAVIHVAGSQPVAFSPDLLKSPDYGQLFECHGEIAALHKGPCTVVDDGGKEVTTRTLEELIGTIMGFAKEGVSLQRYKGLGEMNPEQLWETTMNPEKRTLLRVTMDDAVGADEIFTILMGDAVEPRRAFIEKFALDVVNLDI from the coding sequence GTGAGCGCCGAAACCTATACCGCGAGCGACATCAAGGTCCTCGAGGGGCTCGAGGCCGTCCGCAAGCGCCCAGCCATGTACATCGGGGACACGGGCGCCTACGGGCTCCATCACCTTGTCTACGAGGCGGTGGACAACGCCGTGGACGAGGCCATGGGCGGCTACTGCGACAGCATCAAGGTCATTCTCCACTCCGACGGCTCGTGCTCGGTCGGCGACAACGGGCGCGGCATCCCGGTGGACACGCATAAGGAGACGGGCAAATCGGCGGCCGAGGTGGTCCTCACGGTGCTCCACGCCGGCGGCAAGTTCGAGCACTCCGCGTACAAGGTGTCGGGGGGCCTGCACGGCGTCGGCATCTCGGTGGTCAACGCGCTCTCCGAGTGGCTCGAGCTCGAGAGCCGGCGGGGCGGCAAGGTCTGGACGCAGCGCTACGAGTATGGCGCGCCTCAGGGCGACCTCGCGCCGGGCGAGAAGACCTCGAAGCACGGCACCGTCATTCGCTTCAAGCCCGACGTGAAGATTTTCGAGGAGACCGCGTTCTCCTTCGACACGCTGTCGAACCGCCTGCGCGAGATGGCCTTTCTCAACAAGGGCCTCAAGATCGTCATCGAGGACGAGCGCGATGAGCGCACGCACACGTTCCTCTACAAGGGCGGCATCATCGAGTTCATCAAGCACCTGAACCAGAACAAGACGCCCGTCCACCCCAAGGTGCTCTTCTTCGAGGGCAAGAAGGACAACATCGAGGTCGAGGTGGCGCTGCAGTACAACGACGGTTACCAGGAGAGCGTCTTCTCTTTCGCCAACAACATCAACACGCGCGAAGGCGGGACGCACCTGACGGGCTTCCGCGCCGCGCTCACGGGCCAGATATCGACCTATGCCCAGGCGCAGGGCTACCTCAAGACATTCAAGGGAGCGGTCACGGGCGATGACGTGCGCGAGGGTCTGACGGCCGTCGTCTCGGTGCGCATCCCGGATCCACAGTTCGAGGGGCAGACGAAGAGCAAGCTCGGGAACTCGGAAGTCAAGGGTCTGGTCCAGCAGATCGTCAACGACCGGCTGGCCGAGGCCTTCGAGGAAGACCCGACGACGGCGAGGAAGATCGCCGACAAGTGCGTGCGCGCGGCGCAGGCGCGTGAGGCGGCCCGCAAGGCGCGGGAGCTCACGCGCAAGGGCGGGCGCGACGACGAGGGGCTGTCGGCCAAGCTCGCCGACTGCTCCGAGCGGGATCCACAGTTCCGCGAGATCTTCCTCGTGGAGGGCGACTCGGCCGGCGGCTCGGCCAAGCAGGGACGCGACCGGAAGGTCCAGGCCGTGCTGCCGCTGCGGGGCAAGATCATCAATGCCGAGAAAGCGCGCTACGACAAAGTCCTCTCGCACCAGGAAATCCGGCTCCTGATCTCGGCGTTGGGGACGGGAATCGGGCCCGAAGAATTCGACATCTCCAAGCTCCGCTACCACAAGGTCATCCTGATGACCGACGCCGACGTGGACGGGGCGCACATCAGGACGCTTCTGCTGACCTTCTTCTTCCGTCACATGGTGGCGATCATCGAGGCGGGACGGCTCTTCATCGCCCAGCCGCCGCTCTTCAAGGTCAAGAAGGGTAAGGCGGAGCGGTATCTGATGAGCGAGCGCGAGATGGAGGAGTTCCTTCTCTCCCAGTGGGTTGAGAAGGCGACCGTGAAGATCCCTGGCAAGACCCAGCCGCTCAAGGAGGAGGCGCTGCTCGAGGCCCTCAAGCGCGCGCTTGAGTTCCGGAGGCTCTTCGCCAAGTTCGCGCGCCGCGGCGTGCCCCCGGCCATCCTCGACGGGCTGCTGAGGAAGAAGTTCAAGGGCACCAAGCGCGGCGTGGGCGACACCGAGATCGGCGCGGCGGTCGCCGAGGTCGCGGGCGAGATCGAGGGATGGAGCGCTCAACTCGTCGGCGGCGACAATGGCGACGCCGCGGTCATCCACGTCGCCGGGTCGCAGCCGGTCGCGTTCAGCCCGGATCTGCTGAAGTCGCCGGACTACGGACAGCTCTTCGAGTGCCACGGCGAGATCGCGGCCCTCCACAAGGGGCCGTGTACCGTGGTGGACGACGGCGGCAAGGAAGTCACCACGCGCACGCTGGAAGAGCTCATCGGGACGATCATGGGTTTCGCCAAGGAAGGGGTTTCGCTCCAGCGCTACAAGGGGTTGGGCGAGATGAACCCCGAGCAGCTTTGGGAGACGACCATGAACCCCGAAAAGCGCACCCTCCTCAGGGTGACGATGGACGACGCGGTCGGGGCCGATGAGATCTTCACCATCCTCATGGGCGACGCCGTTGAGCCGCGGCGCGCGTTCATCGAGAAGTTCGCCCTCGACGTGGTCAACCTCGACATCTAG
- a CDS encoding ABC transporter ATP-binding protein/permease has protein sequence MSRLRRLLKNAWALTRPYWFSEDRWAAWGLLLAVVTLNLGIVFINVLLNKWNNTFYNSLQDKNYDVFVQQLFRFTWLAGSYIIVAVYQLYLNQMLQIRWRRWLTERYLGEWLRDTAYYRMQLAGGETDNPDQRIAEDLRLFVTGTLVLAIGGMRAVVTLVSFLAILWGLSGAVTLPVGGFLVTIPGYMVWAALLYAIVGTWLTDRIGRPLVRMNFDRQRYEADFRFGLVRFRENTEGVALYHGEPDELRNFRTRFGSVVRNWWDIMRQQKRLTWFTAGYGQAAIIFPFVVAAPRYFRGEIPLGGLVQTASAFGQVQDSLSFIVSSYTDIAEWRSVVQRLVGFEEALDRVRAQAGARDGIRREAGDAPTLAVENVDLALPGGTALISGVNLALARGESALLSGPSGAGKSTLIRAIAGIWPFGRGEIRVPLGPMLFLPQKPYLPIGTLREVISYPTPAAGLPAGELPAGELDDQVLREALEAVGLPELAGRLDEAGHWALQLSPGEQQRIAFARALVQKPDWLFLDEATSAVDEAAETRLYQLVRDRLRGTAVLSIGHRSSLRAFHGRQLVVKPNGSAPASIVEVSVTS, from the coding sequence ATGAGTCGCCTCCGCCGACTGCTCAAGAACGCCTGGGCGCTAACCCGGCCGTACTGGTTCTCCGAGGACCGCTGGGCGGCCTGGGGGCTGCTCCTGGCCGTCGTCACGCTGAATCTCGGCATCGTCTTCATCAACGTGCTGCTGAACAAGTGGAACAACACCTTCTACAACTCGCTCCAGGACAAGAACTACGACGTTTTCGTCCAGCAGCTCTTCCGCTTCACGTGGCTGGCGGGCAGCTACATCATCGTGGCCGTGTACCAGCTCTACCTGAACCAGATGCTCCAGATTCGCTGGCGGCGTTGGCTGACCGAGCGGTACCTCGGGGAGTGGCTCAGGGACACGGCGTACTATCGCATGCAGCTCGCCGGCGGCGAGACCGACAACCCGGACCAGCGCATCGCCGAGGACCTGCGGCTCTTCGTGACCGGCACGCTGGTGCTCGCGATCGGGGGCATGCGCGCCGTGGTCACCCTGGTCTCCTTCCTCGCGATCCTCTGGGGCCTCTCCGGCGCGGTGACCCTGCCCGTCGGCGGCTTTCTCGTCACCATCCCCGGCTACATGGTCTGGGCAGCCCTCCTCTACGCGATCGTCGGCACGTGGCTCACCGACCGCATCGGCCGGCCCCTGGTACGCATGAACTTCGACCGACAGCGATATGAGGCGGATTTCCGCTTCGGCCTCGTGCGCTTCCGCGAGAACACCGAGGGCGTGGCCCTGTACCACGGCGAGCCCGACGAGTTGCGGAATTTCAGGACCCGCTTCGGCTCGGTGGTCCGCAACTGGTGGGACATCATGCGCCAGCAGAAACGGTTGACGTGGTTCACCGCGGGCTACGGCCAGGCGGCGATCATCTTTCCCTTCGTGGTGGCGGCGCCTCGGTACTTCCGGGGCGAGATTCCCCTGGGCGGGCTCGTGCAAACCGCCTCGGCATTCGGCCAGGTTCAGGATTCCCTGTCGTTCATCGTGTCGTCGTACACGGACATCGCCGAGTGGCGTTCGGTGGTCCAGCGGCTCGTGGGCTTCGAGGAGGCGCTCGACCGGGTGCGCGCCCAGGCCGGCGCCCGCGACGGAATCCGGCGCGAGGCCGGCGACGCGCCCACGCTGGCCGTCGAGAACGTCGACCTCGCCCTGCCCGGAGGCACCGCGCTCATCTCGGGCGTGAATCTCGCGCTCGCGCGCGGCGAATCGGCGCTTCTCTCGGGACCGTCCGGCGCCGGAAAGAGCACGCTCATCCGGGCCATCGCGGGGATCTGGCCGTTCGGTCGAGGCGAGATCCGTGTCCCGCTGGGCCCCATGCTATTCCTGCCCCAGAAGCCCTATCTGCCCATCGGGACACTCAGAGAGGTCATCAGCTATCCGACGCCGGCGGCGGGGCTGCCCGCGGGAGAACTGCCCGCGGGAGAACTGGACGACCAGGTCCTGCGCGAGGCGCTCGAAGCGGTGGGCCTGCCGGAGCTCGCCGGCCGCCTCGACGAGGCCGGGCACTGGGCGCTGCAGCTTTCCCCGGGCGAGCAGCAGCGAATCGCCTTCGCCCGCGCCCTCGTTCAGAAACCCGACTGGCTCTTCCTCGACGAGGCAACCTCCGCGGTGGACGAGGCCGCGGAAACGCGGCTCTACCAGCTGGTCCGTGACCGCCTGCGCGGCACGGCCGTGCTCAGCATCGGGCACCGCAGTTCGCTCCGCGCCTTCCATGGCCGCCAACTCGTTGTGAAGCCGAACGGAAGCGCACCCGCGTCCATCGTGGAGGTGTCCGTCACGTCGTGA